Proteins encoded by one window of Chondromyces crocatus:
- a CDS encoding PPC domain-containing DNA-binding protein: MNVIEARRPRHLIVRVDRGEELPAALTHALDEIEARAGWIQGTGTLEAAELAPADPTTPAQTQSRRIDSPCEVVSLSGSIASQNGVSTARLWATLARESELGLQLAAGELLWARAHSLELLVTAFDDVILARVPDGHSRNTVLAAQTGALSTPATSGYVSMSEVASTPHEGATQLAAEPARRQTPIPTRTVVDPSPAQAAQGPAIPQRLPRQAQQPEEVYPEVGDLVTHFHFGDCEVIESDGERIRLRQERDGRVREVALTMLKIEAPTIDPTTSKHRFKLSRKH; encoded by the coding sequence ATGAATGTCATCGAGGCTCGTCGCCCACGTCATCTAATTGTTCGCGTCGATCGCGGCGAGGAACTTCCCGCCGCCCTGACACATGCTCTCGATGAGATCGAAGCACGCGCAGGCTGGATTCAAGGAACCGGCACACTCGAGGCCGCCGAACTTGCACCAGCCGATCCCACCACCCCTGCCCAGACGCAATCCCGTCGTATCGACAGCCCGTGTGAGGTCGTCTCACTCAGCGGCAGCATCGCCTCCCAGAATGGTGTCAGCACCGCTCGCCTCTGGGCGACGCTTGCACGGGAAAGCGAACTCGGCCTGCAACTCGCAGCAGGCGAGCTGCTCTGGGCACGCGCTCACTCGCTCGAGCTGCTCGTCACAGCGTTCGACGATGTGATCCTGGCCCGGGTCCCCGATGGCCACTCTCGCAACACTGTCCTGGCGGCGCAGACCGGAGCGCTCAGCACGCCAGCCACATCAGGGTACGTGTCGATGAGTGAGGTGGCATCGACGCCCCATGAAGGAGCCACGCAACTGGCAGCGGAGCCGGCGCGTCGTCAAACTCCCATCCCCACCAGGACGGTCGTCGACCCCAGCCCCGCGCAAGCAGCTCAAGGTCCGGCGATTCCCCAGCGTCTCCCACGCCAGGCGCAACAGCCTGAGGAAGTGTATCCAGAGGTCGGAGACCTGGTGACTCACTTCCACTTTGGAGATTGTGAGGTCATCGAGTCCGACGGCGAGAGAATCCGTCTTCGCCAGGAGCGAGATGGTCGCGTGCGAGAAGTCGCTTTGACCATGCTCAAAATCGAGGCCCCGACCATCGATCCCACCACCAGCAAGCATCGATTCAAGCTCTCCCGCAAGCACTGA